In Amycolatopsis methanolica 239, a single genomic region encodes these proteins:
- a CDS encoding class I SAM-dependent DNA methyltransferase produces MSEPRYLNETRAAYDAIAGEFAEWIRDELAVKPLDRAVLAAFAELADGPVADVGCGSGRIAAHLRGLGVDAFGIDLSPEMVAVARRTHPGVRFEVGSMTALDLPDGSLGGLVAWYSIIHVPPGTLPAVLAGFRRVLAPGGWLQLAFDVGDKPVHRDEIGGHPVSLDFHQRPVDEVAALLTAAGFEVRARLERAPDEAGPFPETAPQAFVLARRHAQAS; encoded by the coding sequence GTGAGCGAACCGCGCTACCTCAACGAAACCCGCGCGGCCTACGACGCCATCGCAGGCGAGTTCGCCGAGTGGATCCGTGACGAGCTGGCGGTCAAACCGCTCGACCGCGCCGTGCTGGCCGCGTTCGCCGAACTGGCGGACGGGCCGGTCGCCGACGTCGGCTGCGGCTCCGGCCGCATCGCGGCGCACCTGCGGGGCCTCGGCGTGGACGCGTTCGGCATCGACCTCTCCCCCGAGATGGTCGCCGTGGCCCGGCGCACCCACCCGGGCGTCCGCTTCGAGGTCGGGTCGATGACCGCGCTCGACCTCCCCGACGGCAGCCTGGGCGGGCTGGTGGCCTGGTACTCGATCATCCACGTCCCGCCGGGCACCCTGCCCGCGGTGCTCGCCGGGTTCCGCCGGGTCCTCGCGCCCGGCGGCTGGCTGCAGCTGGCCTTCGACGTCGGCGACAAGCCCGTGCACCGCGACGAGATCGGCGGGCACCCGGTGAGCCTGGACTTCCACCAGCGCCCCGTGGACGAGGTGGCGGCCCTGCTCACCGCGGCCGGGTTCGAGGTGCGCGCCCGGCTGGAGCGCGCACCTGACGAAGCGGGGCCGTTCCCCGAAACGGCCCCGCAGGCGTTCGTCCTGGCCCGGCGGCACGCTCAGGCCTCCTGA
- a CDS encoding acyl-CoA thioesterase → MTQSRPPVVAMPLRVRFHECDPQGIVFNAHYLAYFDMASFEFFKAIFGSYDALRERHVDCVVAESNLRYRAPSRFDDELVVEVAIAHLGTTSMILAFTVRRGDDLIATGTNRYVFVDARTLAKAAPPEDVRAKLLAHT, encoded by the coding sequence GTGACCCAGTCCCGCCCGCCGGTCGTGGCCATGCCGCTGCGCGTCCGCTTCCACGAGTGCGATCCGCAGGGCATCGTCTTCAACGCCCACTACCTGGCCTACTTCGACATGGCCTCGTTCGAGTTCTTCAAGGCGATCTTCGGCTCCTACGACGCCCTGCGCGAACGGCACGTGGACTGCGTGGTGGCCGAGTCGAACCTGCGGTACCGCGCACCAAGCCGGTTCGACGACGAACTGGTCGTCGAGGTTGCGATCGCCCACCTCGGCACGACCTCGATGATCCTGGCGTTCACCGTACGCCGCGGCGACGACCTGATCGCGACCGGCACGAACCGCTACGTGTTCGTCGACGCCCGGACCCTGGCCAAGGCCGCGCCGCCGGAGGACGTGCGCGCCAAGCTGCTGGCCCACACGTGA
- a CDS encoding TAXI family TRAP transporter solute-binding subunit: MTSRRSLLRAGIAVAAGGALLGAGAPARPGGPAGRLRIATGEEAGFYLAFGQLLATELNTAHPRLRTVALPTEASVANLEMLDAGAAELALSLADIAGAATDGTAPFGRRIELCALGRVYENYLQLAVRADSPITSVTDLAGRTVSLSAPRSGAAVLGARLFAAAGVAIVDRHLPMLEAGEALRHGRIDAMLVSGGVPLPVLSTLDNEIGIRLLPLAPYLPALRGPGQEAVRVPAGAYRSPEVDTIGVASLLVCRPDLPADVAAAVTRVLVQRAAHLVPAQAVATQFLDVRSLIGTGTVPLHPGAVATYRALHG; encoded by the coding sequence ATGACCAGCCGCCGCAGTCTGCTCCGCGCCGGGATCGCCGTCGCGGCCGGCGGGGCGCTCCTCGGGGCCGGCGCCCCGGCCCGTCCCGGCGGGCCCGCGGGGCGATTGCGCATCGCCACCGGGGAGGAAGCCGGGTTCTACCTCGCCTTCGGCCAGCTCCTCGCCACGGAGCTGAATACCGCCCACCCCCGCCTGCGCACCGTCGCGCTGCCGACCGAGGCCAGCGTCGCCAACCTGGAGATGCTCGACGCCGGCGCGGCCGAGCTCGCCCTCAGCCTCGCCGACATCGCGGGCGCCGCCACCGACGGCACGGCCCCGTTCGGCCGCCGCATCGAGCTGTGCGCGCTCGGCCGCGTCTACGAGAACTACCTCCAGCTCGCCGTCCGCGCCGACTCCCCCATCACCTCGGTCACCGATCTCGCCGGGCGCACCGTCTCCCTCAGCGCGCCCCGCTCCGGCGCGGCCGTCCTGGGTGCCCGGCTCTTCGCCGCGGCCGGGGTCGCCATCGTCGACCGGCACCTGCCGATGCTCGAGGCAGGCGAAGCCCTCCGCCACGGCCGGATCGACGCGATGCTCGTCTCCGGCGGGGTGCCGCTGCCGGTTCTGTCCACCTTGGACAACGAGATCGGCATCCGCCTGCTGCCGCTGGCCCCCTACCTCCCGGCGTTGCGCGGCCCCGGCCAGGAAGCCGTGCGCGTGCCCGCGGGCGCCTACCGCTCCCCCGAGGTCGACACCATCGGCGTGGCGAGCCTGCTCGTCTGCCGCCCGGACCTGCCCGCCGACGTGGCCGCCGCGGTCACCCGCGTGCTCGTGCAGCGGGCGGCCCACCTGGTGCCCGCGCAGGCCGTGGCCACCCAGTTTCTCGATGTACGTTCGCTGATCGGAACCGGTACCGTGCCCCTGCACCCCGGAGCCGTGGCGACCTACCGCGCGTTGCACGGCTGA
- a CDS encoding sensor histidine kinase, producing the protein MRTRVLAVLLAFVVLATAGFALPLLTVTATERTQQLLLARTADLDRFAALADQAVAAGDASALRAEVTRYTELYGEGIVVVTTRRAPVAETGGLSASDPAVAQLIDAALRNQPSQPAATVRPWSRMPVLLARPAGTGTKVSGAVVLRASVAAAADDVRRSWFAVLAGAALVTLAGAGLALGATRWVLGPMRRLDRAVGDLTAGLRPVHADLAGPPELRQLTAGFNRMSDTVTAALDQQRRLVADTSHQMRNPMTALRLRVDALGSSLPASAARTYEGAVGELDRLEALLDDLLTLATAEHRAGELAVSGEGASCDAAAVAEAQVHLWQPAAERAGVTLRFAGEAAQAAATEAELAQVLDVLLDNALKYAPGTEVQVSCGAEGAWVVVSVADAGPGLSADELAQAQTRFWRAERHRNLPGTGLGLAIAERLTAGRGGRIELRAAEPHGLVVRVLLPRVEVRAL; encoded by the coding sequence GTGCGCACCCGGGTACTGGCCGTGCTGCTGGCCTTCGTCGTGCTCGCGACCGCGGGGTTCGCGCTGCCGCTGCTGACCGTGACCGCCACCGAGCGCACCCAGCAGCTGCTTCTCGCCAGGACCGCCGACCTGGACCGGTTCGCGGCGCTGGCCGACCAGGCGGTCGCCGCGGGTGACGCGTCGGCGTTGCGGGCCGAGGTGACGCGGTACACCGAGCTGTACGGCGAGGGGATCGTGGTGGTCACCACCCGGCGCGCGCCGGTCGCCGAGACCGGTGGCCTGAGCGCGTCGGATCCGGCGGTCGCGCAGCTGATCGACGCGGCGTTGCGGAACCAGCCGAGCCAGCCGGCGGCGACCGTGCGGCCGTGGTCGCGCATGCCGGTGCTCCTGGCGCGCCCCGCCGGCACGGGCACGAAGGTCTCCGGCGCGGTGGTGCTGCGGGCGTCGGTGGCGGCGGCCGCCGACGACGTGCGGCGCAGCTGGTTCGCGGTGCTGGCCGGGGCGGCGCTGGTGACGCTGGCCGGCGCCGGGCTCGCGCTCGGGGCGACGCGGTGGGTGCTGGGCCCGATGCGGCGTCTGGACCGCGCGGTGGGCGACCTGACCGCGGGGCTGCGGCCGGTGCACGCGGACCTGGCCGGGCCGCCCGAGCTGCGGCAGCTGACCGCCGGGTTCAACCGAATGTCGGACACGGTCACGGCGGCGCTGGACCAGCAGCGGCGGCTGGTCGCGGACACCTCGCACCAGATGCGCAACCCGATGACGGCGCTGCGGTTGCGGGTCGACGCACTCGGCTCGTCGCTGCCCGCGTCTGCCGCGCGCACGTACGAGGGCGCGGTCGGGGAGCTGGACCGCCTGGAAGCCCTGCTGGACGACCTCCTGACCCTGGCGACGGCCGAGCACCGGGCCGGCGAGCTGGCCGTGTCCGGCGAGGGCGCCTCCTGTGACGCGGCGGCCGTGGCGGAGGCTCAGGTGCACCTGTGGCAACCCGCCGCGGAACGGGCCGGGGTGACGTTGCGCTTCGCCGGGGAGGCGGCCCAGGCGGCGGCGACGGAGGCCGAGCTGGCGCAGGTGCTGGACGTCCTGCTGGACAACGCGCTGAAGTACGCGCCGGGCACGGAGGTCCAGGTTTCATGCGGGGCCGAGGGCGCGTGGGTGGTCGTGTCGGTGGCGGATGCCGGGCCCGGGCTGTCCGCGGACGAACTGGCGCAGGCGCAGACGCGTTTCTGGCGCGCTGAACGGCACCGGAACCTGCCCGGAACGGGCCTGGGCCTGGCGATCGCCGAGCGCTTGACGGCGGGCCGGGGCGGCCGGATCGAACTGCGGGCCGCGGAGCCGCACGGCCTGGTGGTGCGGGTGCTGCTTCCTCGTGTGGAGGTGCGTGCCCTGTGA
- a CDS encoding response regulator transcription factor, which translates to MRVLLVEDDDGVAGALVDSLGAHGHQTTRVRRGEDALLAHRDADLALLDLGLPDLDGLEVLRKLRAVSTLPVIVLTARGDERSVVRGLRLGADDYLVKPVRLSELLARIEAVTRRAAAARPEPQVVVVGDIEVNLGARRVVVGGAEVELTAKEFAVLAALARRAGTAVSRQQLMDEVWGDAYVAVSRSLDVHLTQLRAKLRRPELLTTIRGFGYRLGA; encoded by the coding sequence GTGCGCGTGCTGCTGGTCGAGGACGACGACGGTGTCGCCGGCGCCCTCGTCGACTCGCTCGGCGCGCACGGCCACCAGACCACCCGGGTGCGGCGCGGCGAGGACGCGTTGCTCGCCCACCGCGACGCCGACCTGGCCCTGCTCGACCTCGGCCTGCCCGACCTGGACGGCCTGGAAGTGCTGCGCAAGCTGCGGGCGGTGAGCACACTGCCGGTCATCGTGCTCACCGCGCGCGGCGACGAACGGTCGGTGGTGCGCGGGTTGCGGCTCGGGGCGGACGACTACCTGGTCAAGCCGGTGCGGCTGAGCGAGCTGCTGGCCCGGATCGAGGCGGTGACCCGGCGGGCCGCGGCCGCCCGGCCGGAACCGCAGGTGGTGGTCGTGGGCGACATCGAGGTGAACCTCGGCGCGCGACGGGTCGTGGTGGGCGGCGCGGAGGTCGAGCTGACCGCGAAGGAGTTCGCCGTGCTGGCGGCGCTGGCGCGGCGGGCGGGCACCGCGGTGAGCAGGCAGCAGCTGATGGACGAGGTGTGGGGCGACGCGTACGTGGCGGTGTCGCGGTCGCTGGACGTGCACCTGACGCAGTTGCGGGCGAAGCTGCGGCGGCCGGAGCTGCTGACCACGATCCGCGGGTTCGGCTACCGGCTGGGCGCGTAG
- a CDS encoding MFS transporter, producing MTTGIDAGADRRAGRRVVSNILRGSVGNLIEWYDWYAYTAFSVYFAATFFPKGDSTAQLLNTAGVFAVGFLMRPLGGWLLGRYADRFGRRAALTLSVSLMAAGSLLIALTPGYSSIGIAAPLLLVLARLLQGISVGGEYSTSATYMSEVATRGKRGYYSSYQYVTLIAGQLVALAVQILLQQVLTTEQLDSWGWRIAFGIGAVGALIVFWLRRGMDESADFEAAKADRDRAAHGTLKALAKHPKEVALVVGLTMGGTLFFYTYTTYLQKFMVNTSGISKPNAAWINFLALVVFVLLQPLYGALSDRVGRRPLLIGFGVLGALVTVPSLTLLSHTKNPVFAFVLMVVPLAISALYTSISAVVKAELFPTNIRALGVGLPYSVAVAVFGGTAEYIALWFKQAGHESLFFWYVTAVVFVSLVIYVRMRDTSKDSAMDRS from the coding sequence ATGACGACTGGCATCGACGCCGGGGCGGACCGGCGCGCGGGGCGCCGCGTGGTGAGCAACATCCTCCGCGGCTCGGTCGGCAACCTGATCGAGTGGTACGACTGGTACGCCTACACCGCGTTCAGCGTGTACTTCGCCGCCACCTTCTTCCCGAAGGGCGACTCGACCGCGCAGCTGCTCAACACCGCGGGCGTGTTCGCGGTCGGGTTCCTGATGCGGCCGCTCGGCGGCTGGCTGCTCGGCCGCTACGCCGACCGGTTCGGGCGGCGTGCGGCGCTGACGCTGTCGGTCAGCTTGATGGCCGCGGGCTCGCTGCTGATCGCGCTGACGCCCGGCTACTCCTCGATCGGCATCGCCGCGCCGCTGCTGCTCGTGCTGGCGCGGCTGCTGCAGGGCATCTCGGTCGGCGGCGAGTACTCCACGTCAGCGACCTACATGTCGGAGGTCGCCACGCGCGGCAAGCGCGGCTACTACTCCAGCTACCAGTACGTCACGCTGATCGCGGGCCAGCTGGTCGCGCTCGCGGTGCAGATCCTGCTGCAGCAGGTGCTGACCACCGAGCAGCTGGACAGCTGGGGCTGGCGGATCGCGTTCGGCATCGGCGCGGTCGGCGCGCTCATCGTGTTCTGGCTGCGCCGCGGCATGGACGAGTCGGCCGACTTCGAGGCCGCCAAGGCCGACCGCGACCGCGCCGCGCACGGCACGCTGAAGGCGCTCGCCAAGCACCCCAAGGAGGTCGCCCTCGTGGTCGGCCTGACCATGGGCGGGACGCTGTTCTTCTACACGTACACGACCTACCTGCAGAAGTTCATGGTCAACACCAGCGGCATCAGCAAGCCGAACGCGGCGTGGATCAACTTCCTAGCGCTGGTGGTGTTCGTGCTGCTGCAGCCGCTCTACGGCGCACTGTCCGACCGGGTGGGCCGCAGGCCGCTGCTGATCGGGTTCGGGGTGCTGGGCGCGCTGGTTACCGTGCCGTCGCTGACGCTGCTGTCGCACACGAAGAACCCAGTGTTCGCGTTCGTGCTGATGGTGGTGCCGCTGGCGATCAGCGCTCTCTACACCTCGATCAGCGCGGTGGTGAAGGCGGAGCTGTTCCCGACCAACATCCGCGCCCTGGGCGTCGGGCTGCCCTACTCGGTCGCGGTCGCCGTGTTCGGCGGCACCGCCGAGTACATCGCGCTGTGGTTCAAGCAGGCCGGGCACGAGTCGCTGTTCTTCTGGTACGTCACGGCCGTCGTGTTCGTCTCGCTGGTCATCTACGTGCGGATGCGGGACACCAGCAAGGACTCGGCGATGGACCGGTCCTAG
- the fabG gene encoding beta-ketoacyl-ACP reductase, producing the protein MGRSVLVTGGNRGIGLAIARGLAEAGHQVAVTHRGSGAPEGLFGVQADVTDSEQIDAAFKQVEEHQGPVEVVVSNAGITDDTLLMRMSEDQFARVVDANLTGAYRVAKRASRGMLRGKWGRFIFISSVVGLSGGAGQVNYAASKAGLVGMARSLARELGSRNITANVVAPGFIVTDMTNALTDDQRNAALNQIPAGRYGDTADIAAAVRFLASDEAGYINGAVLPVDGGLGMGH; encoded by the coding sequence GTGGGACGGTCCGTACTGGTCACCGGCGGCAACCGCGGCATCGGCCTGGCCATCGCCCGGGGCCTCGCCGAGGCCGGGCACCAGGTGGCGGTGACGCACCGCGGGTCCGGCGCGCCGGAGGGCCTGTTCGGCGTGCAGGCCGACGTCACCGACAGCGAGCAGATCGACGCGGCGTTCAAGCAGGTCGAGGAGCACCAGGGCCCGGTCGAGGTGGTCGTGTCCAACGCCGGCATCACTGACGACACGCTGCTGATGCGGATGAGCGAGGACCAGTTCGCCCGGGTCGTCGACGCCAACCTCACCGGCGCCTACCGGGTCGCGAAGCGGGCCTCGCGCGGCATGCTGCGCGGCAAGTGGGGCCGGTTCATCTTCATCTCGTCCGTGGTGGGCCTCTCCGGCGGCGCCGGGCAGGTCAACTACGCCGCGAGCAAGGCGGGCCTGGTCGGCATGGCGCGGTCACTGGCCCGCGAGCTGGGCTCGCGCAACATCACCGCGAACGTGGTGGCGCCCGGGTTCATCGTCACCGACATGACGAACGCGCTGACCGACGACCAGCGCAACGCGGCGCTGAACCAGATCCCGGCGGGGCGCTACGGCGACACCGCCGACATCGCCGCCGCGGTGCGCTTCCTGGCCTCCGACGAGGCGGGCTACATCAACGGCGCCGTGCTGCCGGTCGACGGCGGCCTCGGCATGGGCCACTGA
- the fabI gene encoding enoyl-ACP reductase FabI, which produces MAGLLEGKRLLITGVITDGSIAFHAAKAAQEQGAKVVLTGFGRLSLVERIAKRLPEEAPVIELDVQNTEHLDTLADRVREHVDGLDGVLHSIGFAPQSCLGAPFLDAPKEDVSVAVEVSAYSFMSLTKALLPLLSRGSSVVGMDFDARVAWPAYNWMGVAKAALESVNRYLARDLGPQGIRVNLVAAGPVKTMAAKSIPGFGELEGGWGDRAPLGWDAEDPTPVAKTICAVLSDWLPATTGSMIWADGGVHALGL; this is translated from the coding sequence GTGGCCGGACTTCTGGAAGGTAAGCGACTGCTGATCACCGGCGTGATCACCGACGGCTCGATCGCGTTCCACGCGGCGAAGGCCGCGCAGGAGCAGGGCGCGAAGGTCGTGCTCACCGGTTTCGGCCGGCTTTCGCTGGTGGAGCGCATCGCCAAGCGCCTGCCGGAGGAGGCGCCGGTGATCGAGCTGGACGTGCAGAACACCGAGCACCTGGACACGCTGGCCGACCGCGTGCGGGAGCACGTCGACGGCCTGGACGGGGTGCTGCACTCGATCGGCTTCGCGCCGCAGTCCTGCCTCGGCGCGCCGTTCCTGGACGCCCCGAAGGAGGACGTCTCGGTCGCGGTCGAGGTCTCGGCGTACTCGTTCATGTCGCTGACCAAGGCGCTGCTGCCGTTGCTGTCGCGGGGCTCCTCGGTGGTCGGCATGGACTTCGACGCGCGCGTGGCGTGGCCCGCCTACAACTGGATGGGCGTGGCGAAGGCGGCGCTGGAGTCGGTCAACCGGTACCTGGCGCGTGACCTCGGCCCGCAGGGCATCCGGGTGAACCTCGTCGCGGCGGGCCCGGTCAAGACCATGGCCGCCAAGTCCATCCCTGGCTTCGGCGAGCTGGAGGGCGGCTGGGGCGACCGTGCCCCGCTGGGCTGGGACGCCGAGGACCCGACGCCGGTCGCGAAGACCATCTGCGCCGTGCTGTCGGACTGGCTGCCCGCCACGACGGGTTCGATGATCTGGGCCGACGGCGGGGTGCACGCGCTCGGACTCTGA
- a CDS encoding ferrochelatase: MSYDALLWLSFGGPEGPDDVMPFLENVTRGRGVPRERLLEVAEHYQHFGGVSPINRLNREAITAVEKELAAQGVDLPVYFGNRNWEPMVEDTVARMKADGVRRALVFPTSAYGGYSACRQYDEDIERARAAVGDGAPELVKLRHFFDHPLFVGAFADAVRAGLEQVPGARVVFTAHSVPESADKAAGPPEEGGRRYSRQVHEAARLVAAQAGVAEYDVVWQSRSGPPQVPWLEPDIVDHIDALHAAGVQGVVVCPVGFVSDHLEVIWDLDNEAAERAAEHGMGFARAATPNGDPRFAELVVELVREHLTDGPVRTLSEFPLAGCTVNGAPCAVGCCEPVKRPAR, translated from the coding sequence GTGAGTTACGACGCGCTGCTGTGGCTGTCCTTCGGCGGTCCGGAGGGACCGGACGACGTCATGCCGTTCCTGGAGAACGTGACGCGGGGCCGGGGGGTGCCGCGCGAACGCCTCCTCGAGGTCGCCGAGCACTACCAGCACTTCGGTGGCGTGTCGCCGATCAACCGGCTCAACCGCGAGGCGATCACCGCGGTGGAGAAGGAGCTGGCGGCGCAGGGCGTCGACCTGCCGGTGTACTTCGGCAACCGCAACTGGGAACCGATGGTGGAGGACACCGTCGCCCGGATGAAGGCCGACGGGGTGCGCCGCGCGCTGGTGTTCCCGACCAGCGCCTACGGCGGCTACTCGGCGTGCCGCCAGTACGACGAGGACATCGAGCGGGCGCGCGCCGCGGTCGGTGACGGCGCGCCGGAACTGGTGAAGCTGAGGCACTTCTTCGACCACCCGCTGTTCGTCGGCGCCTTCGCCGACGCGGTGCGCGCCGGGCTGGAGCAGGTGCCCGGCGCGCGGGTCGTGTTCACCGCGCACTCGGTGCCGGAGAGCGCGGACAAGGCCGCCGGGCCGCCGGAGGAGGGCGGGCGGCGCTACTCGCGGCAGGTCCACGAGGCCGCGCGCCTGGTGGCCGCGCAGGCCGGGGTCGCCGAGTACGACGTGGTGTGGCAGTCGCGGTCCGGGCCGCCGCAGGTGCCGTGGCTGGAGCCGGACATCGTCGACCACATCGACGCGCTGCACGCCGCCGGTGTCCAGGGGGTCGTGGTCTGCCCGGTCGGGTTCGTCTCCGACCACCTCGAAGTGATCTGGGACCTGGACAACGAGGCCGCCGAGCGCGCCGCGGAGCACGGCATGGGCTTCGCCCGCGCGGCGACGCCGAACGGCGACCCGCGGTTCGCGGAGCTGGTGGTGGAGCTGGTGCGCGAGCACCTGACCGACGGGCCGGTGCGGACGCTGTCGGAGTTCCCGCTCGCCGGGTGCACCGTGAACGGCGCGCCGTGCGCGGTGGGGTGCTGCGAGCCGGTGAAGCGCCCGGCCCGCTGA
- a CDS encoding DMT family transporter, translated as MCVVLAVLAAAANAAGSVLQRHAARNEPAGGRLTIGLLWDLAKQPAWGFGVTSMVAGSVLQALALAAGPIVLVQPILIGELAFVLVLTAVFRRHRLGFGEWLPVAGVGCGVAVLLTALRPTGGDPLTVSAAGWVVGCLATTTLVAVVVHRGATVAAGGRRALLLGSAAGAWFGFAAVLVSAVMAAARDPSVTVLSTWQFYPAVVAAPLGFFLLQNTLRAGSLTASQPGLTLVNPLVALLWGVTVFGENVRGGAWVFLELAAGAVVVAGTIGLARLPLLAVHERAGSPSS; from the coding sequence GTGTGCGTGGTGCTGGCGGTGCTGGCCGCGGCGGCCAACGCCGCCGGGTCGGTCCTGCAGCGGCACGCCGCCCGGAACGAGCCCGCGGGCGGGCGCCTGACCATCGGCCTGTTGTGGGACCTGGCGAAACAGCCGGCGTGGGGGTTCGGCGTCACCTCGATGGTGGCCGGGTCCGTGCTCCAGGCACTGGCGCTGGCGGCCGGCCCGATCGTGCTCGTCCAGCCGATCCTGATCGGCGAGCTGGCGTTCGTCCTGGTCCTGACCGCAGTCTTCCGGCGCCATCGCCTCGGTTTCGGCGAGTGGCTGCCCGTCGCGGGCGTGGGCTGCGGTGTCGCGGTCCTGCTCACCGCCCTGCGGCCGACGGGCGGTGATCCGCTCACGGTGTCCGCCGCCGGCTGGGTGGTGGGGTGCCTGGCGACCACCACGTTGGTCGCCGTCGTGGTGCACCGCGGGGCCACCGTGGCCGCTGGTGGCCGCCGCGCGCTGCTGCTCGGCAGCGCGGCCGGGGCGTGGTTCGGGTTCGCCGCTGTCCTGGTGTCGGCGGTCATGGCCGCGGCGCGTGACCCGTCCGTTACCGTGCTGTCGACCTGGCAGTTCTACCCGGCGGTGGTGGCGGCGCCACTGGGGTTCTTCCTGCTGCAGAACACCTTGCGCGCGGGGAGCCTGACCGCGTCGCAGCCGGGTCTGACCCTGGTCAACCCGCTCGTGGCGCTGCTGTGGGGCGTGACCGTGTTCGGGGAGAACGTGCGCGGCGGCGCCTGGGTGTTCCTCGAGCTGGCCGCGGGCGCGGTGGTCGTGGCCGGCACGATCGGCCTGGCCCGTTTACCGCTGCTCGCCGTGCACGAGAGGGCCGGAAGTCCCTCCTCCTGA
- a CDS encoding CBS domain-containing protein, with translation MRAHDIMSRPVTTVTPRTSVKEAARILSSHGFTALPVVDDDERLIGIVTEADLVAGRLPRDPRTREERTDRALGATVGEVMTSPATAMSPGTDLATLSRALLDARIRAMPIAEGAQVVGIVTRGDIVRVFARSDSEIAGDVRRHLSIYGGPGRWHVEVRDGVVHIADELDDETDRHVATVLAEAVPGVVSARAVAAHRGGI, from the coding sequence ATGCGAGCACACGACATCATGAGCCGGCCCGTCACCACCGTGACGCCGCGGACCTCGGTGAAGGAGGCGGCGCGGATCCTGTCGTCCCACGGGTTCACCGCCCTGCCGGTCGTGGACGACGACGAACGGCTGATCGGCATCGTCACCGAGGCCGACCTGGTCGCAGGCCGGCTGCCACGGGACCCGCGGACCCGCGAGGAGCGGACGGACCGCGCGCTGGGCGCCACCGTGGGCGAGGTGATGACCAGCCCGGCCACCGCGATGTCCCCTGGCACCGACCTGGCCACGCTCAGCCGCGCCCTGCTGGACGCCCGGATCCGCGCCATGCCCATCGCCGAGGGCGCCCAGGTCGTCGGCATCGTCACGCGTGGCGACATCGTGCGGGTCTTCGCCCGCAGCGACAGCGAGATCGCCGGCGACGTGCGCAGGCACCTGAGCATCTACGGCGGCCCCGGCCGCTGGCACGTGGAGGTGCGCGACGGCGTCGTGCACATCGCCGACGAGTTAGACGACGAAACCGACCGCCACGTGGCGACCGTGCTGGCCGAGGCTGTGCCCGGTGTCGTCAGCGCCCGCGCGGTGGCCGCGCACCGGGGAGGGATCTGA
- a CDS encoding universal stress protein — MHGNAVVVGVDGSEEATRALRWAAQAARQRQESLHIVHGFAPITGFDGAGLAVLQQAHDELVKTADDLVADAVRTAREAGGPDLTITTDRPTEAGAPALIEASRAARTVVLGCSGTGGFTGMLVGSTTVEVAAHAWCPVVVVRGRENADGPVVVGVDGSPVGERALAAAFEEASWRGAGLVAVHVWSDVDSGGHPSMVPVALDWEEIAADERRLLAERLAGWQEKYPDVVVERVVARDRPRHQLLSWSAQAQLVVVGSRGRGGFSGLLLGSTSQALIHHAQCPVMVVRPQAGS; from the coding sequence ATGCACGGCAACGCGGTCGTCGTGGGCGTGGACGGCTCCGAGGAGGCCACGCGTGCCCTGCGCTGGGCCGCGCAGGCGGCCCGGCAGCGCCAGGAATCCCTGCACATCGTCCACGGTTTCGCGCCGATCACCGGCTTCGACGGCGCCGGGCTCGCGGTCCTGCAGCAGGCCCACGACGAGCTGGTCAAGACGGCTGACGACCTGGTCGCCGACGCCGTCCGGACCGCCCGCGAGGCGGGCGGCCCGGACCTGACGATCACCACCGACCGGCCGACCGAGGCCGGAGCGCCGGCCCTGATCGAAGCCTCCCGCGCCGCCAGGACCGTCGTCCTCGGCTGTTCCGGGACCGGGGGGTTCACCGGGATGCTGGTCGGCTCGACGACCGTCGAGGTAGCCGCGCACGCGTGGTGCCCCGTGGTGGTCGTCCGCGGGCGCGAGAACGCGGACGGCCCGGTGGTCGTCGGCGTCGACGGCAGCCCGGTCGGCGAGCGCGCGCTCGCGGCCGCGTTCGAGGAGGCGTCCTGGCGAGGCGCCGGGCTGGTGGCGGTGCACGTGTGGTCCGATGTGGACTCCGGCGGCCACCCGTCGATGGTGCCGGTCGCGCTGGACTGGGAGGAGATCGCCGCCGACGAGCGGCGGCTGCTGGCCGAGCGTCTCGCCGGGTGGCAGGAGAAGTACCCGGACGTGGTCGTGGAGCGGGTCGTCGCGCGGGACCGGCCGCGGCACCAGCTGCTGAGCTGGAGCGCGCAGGCCCAGCTGGTCGTCGTGGGCAGCCGCGGCCGGGGCGGGTTCAGCGGCCTGCTGCTGGGCTCGACCAGCCAGGCGCTGATCCACCACGCGCAGTGCCCGGTGATGGTCGTCCGCCCGCAGGCCGGCTCATGA